One genomic region from Uloborus diversus isolate 005 chromosome 2, Udiv.v.3.1, whole genome shotgun sequence encodes:
- the LOC129216886 gene encoding protein fem-1 homolog B-like — MNSDTIPRPWMMALAEDKDSLRRRVYYAARDGMAITLYALLSNTPQDDLPLYLEHPVEDEGHKCTPLLIAALNGHDNVVRMLLNRFKPNIEQDGVVQMDGYVIEGATALWSAAGAGHFNVVKLLITRGADVNHTTKTNSTPLRGACFEGRLDIIQYLVENGANIHKANKYNNTCLMIACYRGHLDVVTYLLSKQADPDAKAHCGATALHFASEHGHLNIVKKLLEHGAKITKNKMGMTPLLSAAEKTKSEIVEYMIRDSLCSKEESVEALELLGASYANDKDSYSLEKAYYYLHWAMSERCDHPEFYAPKVLLPPIPAYENHVECQTLEELEAIKNDRDAIHMEALVIQERILGSSNPEVPHPVIFRGALFADIGRFDRCVDLWLHALMLRHTNDMTVRKDLLRFAQVFAQMIHLGEEVAFEKVKQVLEVTLRELTKNQLALKDAAEDNYETVMEELEDNMFTTLYLLVIVTKIIKKLSPSEEDYIYKLVYQVNKLNLRTSDGSSLLHLAVNTDTPVDEFHTKYVCKFPCAATSRLLIQCGAEVDVVDKAGNTPLHIIVAYQKPITDFMTLHSIITRLLEAGAHIDRANNEGESPFEAVLTGVAEIILKSQNHISLKCISAKAVKKYHIPYKGIIPKTLVAFTDMHGVSRKKKIQ; from the coding sequence TGTACGCTTTGCTTTCTAATACACCACAAGATGATTTGCCTCTGTATTTAGAACATCCCGTCGAAGACGAAGGGCACAAGTGTACACCTCTCCTAATAGCTGCCTTGAATGGACATGACAATGTAGTGAGAATGCTTTTGAATCGATTCAAGCCAAACATTGAGCAAGATGGTGTTGTGCAGATGGATGGCTACGTTATCGAAGGAGCAACGGCGCTTTGGTCTGCCGCTGGTGCAGGTCATTTTAATGTTGTGAAATTATTAATAACCCGTGGTGCTGATGTAAATCATACAACAAAAACTAATTCCACTCCCTTACGAGGCGCTTGTTTTGAAGGTAGATTAGATATTATTCAATATTTGGTCGAAAATGGAGCCAATATTCATAAGGCCAATAAGTATAACAACACTTGCCTGATGATTGCTTGTTACAGAGGTCATCTAGATGTTGTTACTTATCTCCTCAGTAAACAAGCCGATCCCGACGCAAAAGCCCACTGTGGGGCGACGGCCCTCCATTTTGCTTCCGAACACGGGCATCTAAACATCGTGAAAAAGCTCCTCGAGCATGGTGCgaaaatcacgaaaaacaaaaTGGGGATGACCCCGTTGCTGTCGGCAGCAGAGAAAACTAAATCTGAAATCGTGGAATATATGATCAGAGACTCTCTGTGTTCAAAAGAAGAGTCCGTAGAAGCTTTAGAGCTTTTGGGTGCCTCCTATGCCAACGATAAAGATTCCTATAGTTTAGAAAAAGCTTATTATTATTTACACTGGGCCATGTCCGAGCGTTGTGATCATCCCGAGTTCTATGCTCCTAAGGTCTTGCTCCCTCCGATTCCTGCTTACGAGAACCACGTGGAATGTCAGACGTTGGAGGAGCTGGAAGCCATCAAGAACGATAGAGATGCGATCCATATGGAAGCATTGGTGATCCAGGAACGGATCCTGGGATCCAGCAACCCAGAAGTTCCTCATCCGGTGATATTTCGCGGAGCTTTGTTCGCCGACATCGGTCgcttcgaccgatgcgtggatcTGTGGCTGCATGCCCTGATGTTGAGGCACACGAACGATATGACCGTTCGTAAAGATCTTTTGCGGTTTGCTCAAGTATTTGCACAAATGATACATCTGGGCGAAGAAGTCGCTTTCGAGAAAGTCAAGCAGGTGCTCGAAGTGACCCTGCGTGAGTTGACGAAAAATCAACTCGCTCTCAAAGATGCGGCGGAAGATAACTACGAAACTGTCATGGAGGAGCTGGAAGACAATATGTTCACGACGTTATACCTGTTAGTTATAGTtactaaaatcattaaaaaattatcacCTAGTGAAGAAGATTATATTTACAAATTAGTTTATCAAGTTAATAAACTAAATTTAAGGACTAGTGATGGTTCGAGTCTGCTACATTTGGCGGTCAATACCGATACGCCCGTAGACGAATTCCATACGAAATATGTTTGTAAATTTCCTTGTGCAGCTACCTCTCGACTGTTGATCCAGTGTGGTGCGGAAGTGGACGTTGTGGATAAGGCAGGAAATACTCCTTTGCACATCATCGTTGCTTACCAGAAACCCATAACGGATTTCATGACTCTGCATTCGATTATCACTCGATTGTTAGAGGCCGGTGCCCACATCGATCGAGCAAATAATGAGGGTGAATCGCCTTTCGAAGCAGTACTCACGGGTGTAGCAGAAATAATTCTCAAGTCTCAAAACCATATAAGTTTAAAGTGTATTTCTGCTAAAGCTGTGAAAAAGTATCATATACCTTACAAAGGAATTATTCCAAAAACTCTGGTAGCTTTTACAGATATGCATGGAGTATCCcgtaagaaaaaaattcaatga